A window from Candidatus Woesearchaeota archaeon encodes these proteins:
- a CDS encoding class I SAM-dependent methyltransferase gives MNEKTNNENNNNKNSNKTKDLIKKNKLDSEPQNQNSNLGEGSKSYHEEADIYERFSQVEDSPKKILNFLKPLIEGKKVLDLGCGTGKFMIDLAHVSKEYVGLDISKDQLNIAKNKLIKNNINNVKLIQSSAENIPLESNQFDVIISTWVLGTIQDESRREKAVSEALRLLKTGGSTYLVENNSGGDFEVIRNRFPNKERTEKYNSWLLNHKFIVEIEFNTYFEFNNLIEAQKIFEHIWGKTAMSKIKSNRIKQKIIIFKQEKK, from the coding sequence ATGAACGAAAAAACAAACAACGAAAATAATAATAATAAAAACTCTAATAAAACTAAAGATTTAATCAAAAAAAATAAATTAGATTCAGAACCACAAAATCAAAATAGTAATCTCGGTGAAGGTTCTAAAAGTTATCATGAAGAAGCAGATATTTATGAACGTTTTAGTCAAGTTGAAGATTCTCCTAAAAAAATTCTAAACTTCTTAAAACCACTAATTGAAGGTAAAAAAGTTCTAGATCTTGGTTGTGGTACTGGAAAATTCATGATTGATTTAGCGCACGTTTCAAAAGAATATGTGGGACTTGATATTTCAAAAGATCAATTAAACATTGCAAAAAATAAACTTATTAAAAATAACATAAATAACGTAAAATTAATTCAATCATCTGCGGAAAATATACCTCTTGAATCTAATCAATTTGACGTAATTATTTCAACGTGGGTTTTAGGCACAATTCAAGATGAATCTCGTCGAGAAAAAGCAGTTTCAGAGGCGCTGCGTTTGTTGAAAACAGGGGGATCCACCTATTTAGTTGAAAATAACAGCGGAGGGGACTTTGAAGTAATAAGAAATAGATTCCCAAATAAAGAAAGAACAGAAAAATATAATTCATGGTTGTTAAATCATAAATTTATTGTTGAAATTGAGTTTAATACCTATTTTGAGTTTAATAATTTAATTGAAGCTCAAAAGATTTTTGAACATATTTGGGGTAAAACTGCTATGTCCAAAATTAAATCAAATAGAATTAAACAAAAAATAATAATTTTTAAACAAGAAAAAAAATAA
- a CDS encoding dephospho-CoA kinase, producing the protein MRLDSELVQKINSSKYVLGVTGSMSCGKSYACDQLEQIAKDSNIQVYKVNFDLMRRDILGTNPKYESARQSLEDVFGPQIRKSDNSIDRTILSQLIYYDSNAMAQYGAQLAPHLKQYLDCELTDRSGIILVEWALLVEDQLLDLVNYNVLLVTCTHNAQMNRLKDGDLSQNEIKKRIAAQLTNEQKRSEILLQQKEAQKNGMNGELHLFDTTNDPSTPNYESLFGKILSKVA; encoded by the coding sequence ATGAGATTAGATTCAGAATTAGTTCAAAAAATAAATTCAAGTAAATATGTTTTAGGCGTAACTGGAAGTATGTCTTGTGGAAAAAGTTATGCATGCGATCAACTTGAACAAATAGCAAAAGATTCAAACATTCAAGTTTACAAAGTTAATTTTGATTTAATGCGAAGAGATATTTTAGGAACAAATCCTAAGTATGAATCTGCAAGACAAAGTTTAGAAGATGTATTTGGCCCGCAAATTAGAAAATCAGATAATAGCATAGATAGAACAATTCTTTCGCAATTAATTTATTACGATTCGAATGCAATGGCCCAATATGGCGCACAATTAGCTCCTCACCTCAAACAATATCTGGATTGCGAACTAACAGATAGATCGGGAATAATTCTCGTTGAATGGGCATTACTAGTAGAAGATCAACTTCTAGATTTAGTTAATTATAATGTTCTATTAGTAACCTGCACGCATAATGCTCAGATGAATAGATTAAAAGATGGAGACTTATCGCAAAACGAAATTAAAAAACGCATTGCAGCTCAATTAACTAACGAACAAAAGAGATCAGAAATATTGTTACAACAAAAAGAAGCGCAAAAAAATGGAATGAACGGGGAGTTGCATTTATTTGACACAACCAATGATCCTTCTACCCCCAATTATGAGTCATTATTTGGTAAAATTCTTTCAAAAGTAGCTTAA
- a CDS encoding radical SAM protein, with translation MELNIQTNDTQTNQPSLENYSFCLFRIPKEGGRVLWEITNSCNYSCSYCIFSANKGKVNGELSTEEVFEVIDGLKQRDFSHLKISGGEPFIRKDMVDILKKASDLGFIVDISTNGSLITEKRAQQLSELELNMVHVSLDGPDAKTHEEVRGPKTYEKTIRGIQNLVTNNVYVRLGTVIHKGNEHQLEEVVKKAASLGVNEVIFSYMEPVGRMEGDNSQVSYKPIETTKSEIEILAQKYQDQVKVNYSFTEDSQSEETGTCPGGKKFLFIDNLGRISPCTWVTEKDPTYQTSLTVKDASFDEVMTSNPMQNYVESCKDCKGCPARIRYE, from the coding sequence ATGGAACTTAATATACAAACAAACGACACTCAAACCAACCAACCAAGTTTGGAAAATTATTCTTTTTGTCTTTTCAGAATACCTAAAGAAGGAGGCAGAGTTTTATGGGAAATAACCAACTCTTGCAATTATAGTTGCTCTTATTGCATATTCAGTGCAAACAAAGGAAAAGTTAATGGAGAACTATCAACAGAAGAAGTTTTTGAAGTAATCGACGGTTTAAAACAAAGAGATTTCTCACATCTAAAAATATCAGGAGGCGAACCATTCATTAGAAAAGATATGGTCGACATCCTAAAAAAAGCTTCCGACTTAGGTTTTATTGTAGATATTTCAACTAATGGTTCATTAATTACAGAGAAACGTGCTCAACAATTAAGTGAATTAGAACTAAATATGGTTCATGTAAGTTTAGATGGTCCTGATGCTAAAACTCATGAAGAAGTTAGAGGTCCAAAAACTTATGAAAAAACAATTAGAGGAATTCAAAATCTCGTAACCAATAATGTTTATGTTAGACTCGGAACTGTAATCCACAAAGGAAATGAACACCAGTTAGAAGAAGTAGTAAAAAAAGCTGCAAGTTTAGGAGTTAATGAAGTTATTTTTTCTTACATGGAACCTGTTGGGCGAATGGAAGGAGACAATAGTCAAGTTTCATACAAACCAATTGAAACAACAAAATCAGAAATTGAAATATTAGCACAAAAATATCAAGATCAGGTAAAAGTTAATTATAGTTTTACAGAAGATTCTCAATCTGAAGAAACTGGAACTTGCCCTGGTGGAAAAAAATTCTTGTTCATAGACAATCTGGGAAGAATTTCACCTTGTACATGGGTTACTGAAAAAGATCCAACTTACCAAACTAGCCTGACGGTTAAAGATGCTAGTTTCGACGAGGTTATGACATCAAATCCAATGCAAAATTATGTGGAAAGCTGTAAAGATTGTAAAGGATGTCCTGCAAGAATAAGATATGAATAA
- a CDS encoding DUF3419 family protein, whose translation MNKFSKKNTQKKMESKKQSLEMRINQEEVSAQVESLFQGNLEKNLMSSGKFSSFCPTYSFATENLTGYMSQIDLQNKRVLTVSASGDQIIEAYAMGATEVESFDINILSAFVTDLKLTAVKTLSFEEYQKFLLRQDQNNPNQLNSQALNKKTYLKLRSQLNDSTQTFFDNLYQLFQDGSQIRESPIFNNQYDTNQLKTFSNKYLQSKHYYEQAQLNLRKGQIPSWTCSSVTELTKNFTDEKFDVILLSNIADYAEAMFPNNSNYIQKFIKQVIQPLVPKLNPRGIICAAYVYDIKTKQTQDTNQTYRSQIDNPSIRRQELQSTRLDYQELVFPSVLPLVQDGVIILTNSELMYQGELRC comes from the coding sequence ATGAATAAATTTTCAAAAAAAAATACCCAAAAAAAAATGGAATCAAAAAAACAAAGTTTAGAAATGAGAATAAATCAAGAAGAAGTTTCAGCTCAAGTTGAATCATTATTTCAAGGAAATCTTGAAAAAAATCTGATGTCAAGTGGTAAGTTTAGTTCTTTTTGTCCAACTTATTCATTCGCTACTGAAAATCTTACAGGATACATGTCCCAAATAGACTTACAAAATAAACGAGTTTTAACAGTTAGTGCTTCAGGAGATCAAATAATTGAAGCTTATGCAATGGGCGCTACAGAAGTAGAAAGTTTTGACATAAATATTTTAAGTGCGTTTGTTACCGACTTGAAATTGACCGCAGTAAAAACATTATCTTTTGAAGAATATCAAAAATTTCTACTAAGACAAGATCAAAATAATCCAAATCAATTAAATTCTCAAGCACTAAATAAAAAAACATATTTAAAACTAAGATCTCAACTTAATGATTCAACTCAAACTTTTTTTGATAATCTATATCAATTATTTCAAGATGGATCTCAAATAAGAGAAAGTCCCATTTTTAACAATCAATATGACACTAATCAACTAAAAACATTCAGCAACAAATATTTACAAAGCAAACATTACTACGAACAAGCACAATTAAATTTACGAAAAGGACAAATCCCTAGTTGGACTTGCTCAAGCGTTACTGAACTTACTAAAAATTTTACTGACGAAAAATTTGATGTGATTCTTCTTTCAAATATTGCAGATTATGCAGAGGCAATGTTTCCAAATAATTCAAATTATATTCAAAAATTCATAAAACAAGTAATTCAACCACTAGTTCCAAAACTTAATCCTCGAGGAATTATTTGTGCGGCTTACGTTTATGACATAAAAACAAAACAAACTCAAGATACAAATCAAACATATAGGAGTCAAATTGATAATCCTTCAATTCGAAGGCAGGAATTACAGTCAACAAGATTAGATTATCAAGAACTTGTTTTTCCAAGTGTACTACCACTAGTTCAAGATGGAGTAATCATCTTAACTAATTCTGAATTAATGTATCAAGGTGAACTACGATGTTAA